Part of the bacterium genome, CGTGGCTGCCCTGGAGCTGGCCCTGATCCGCAAGGATCTGCGCAAATACCGGAAATGGCGGGAAGATAAAAAGGTCAGCTAACATGGAAGAATTTCGTTACGATAGTTACTGCGGGCTGTACTGCGGAGCCTGCGAGATAATAAAAGCGTATCAAAAGGAGCTTGCCACCGGCACCAAGGCCGGGTGGGATGACCTTCCAGAACAGTTTAGAAAATACATAAAAGAATCCGAAGTGGTGTGCCATGGCTGTAAGTCCGACACCGTTTTTGCCGGCTGCCAGGGCTGTGCGGTCCGGGCCTGCGCCCGCGGGAAAAAGGTCGGATCATGCATCCAGTGCAATGAATATCCCTGCCCACATACCAAGCGTTTGGCAGATCTTGTCCCGAAAGTAAAGGAATTCCTGCCCCACTGCAAGGTGATGCTCCGGAATCTGGAGTTCTTGAAGGATCATAGCGATGAAGAATGGCTCAAACAGCAGGAACAACGCTGGAAATGCCCCGGGTGCGGAACCGCTTTTTCGTGGTACCAGGAAAAATGCTCGCAATGCGGAAAAGAACTGGAAACATCAAAAGATTACAATCAATTTTGAGATACGGAGTTCATGAAATGCCAGTCAACCCAATACTGATCGCCAAGGGCGAGAAAGAACTTTACCTCCTACCCCAGATGGCCAACCGCCACGGCCTGGTGGCCGGGGCCACCGGCACCGGCAAGACCGTCACCCTTCAAAGTCTGGCCCAAAGCTTCAGCCAGATCGGCGTTCCGGTCTTCCTGGCCGACGTCAAGGGCGACCTGGCCGGCTTAAGCCAGGCCGGGGGCCAGAACCCAAAGATAAACGACCGGATAAAGACCCTTGGCCTTAAGGACTTTGGTTTCACCGCCTGTCCGGCTGTGTTCTGGGACGTCTACGGCCAAAAGGGGCATCCGGCCCGGACCACTATCTCCGAGATGGGCCCCCTGCTGTTGTCCCGCCTGCTGAATTTGAACGAGGTCCAGAGCGGAGTGCTGTCGCTGGTCTTCAAGATAGCCGATGACGATGGCCTGCTGCTGCTGGATATGAAAGATCTGCGTTCCATGCTGCAGTATGCCGGGGATCATGCCTCCGAGTTCACCACCGAATACGGCAAGATCTCGGCCGCCAGCATCGGCACCATCCAGCGCTCGCTGCTGGCACTGGAGGAGCAGGGCGCCGACCAGCTCTTCGGCGAGCCGGCCCTGAACCTGGACGACCTGATCCAGACCGACCAAAAGGGCCGCGGGGTGGTGAATCTTTTGGCCGCCGACCGGCTGATGCAGTCGCCCAAGATGTACGCCACCTTCCTGCTGTGGCTGTTGTCCGAATTGTTCGAGCAGCTGCCGGAGATGGGCGATGCCGAAAAGCCAAAACTGGTCTTCTTCTTCGACGAGGCCCACCTGCTTTTTGACGATGCGCCGCAAGCTTTGGTGGAGAAGATCGAGCAAGTGGTACGTCTGATCCGTTCCAAGGGGGTGGGCATTTACTTTGTCACCCAGAACCCGACAGATATTCCCGACAAGATCCTGGGGCAGCTGGGGAACAGGATCCAGCACGCCCTGCGGGCCTTCAGCGTCAACGACCAGAAGGCCGTCAAGGCCGCAGCCCAAACCTTCCGTTCCAATCCCAAACTGGACATCGAAACGGCCATCACCCAGTTGGAAGTGGGAGAAGCGTTGGTCTCGCTGCTGGACGAGAAGGGCAGCCCGTCAGTGACCCAAAAGGCCTACATCGTTCCCCCCGCCAGCCAGCTGGGCCCGGTGGATGACGGCCAGAGGAAAAAGCTGATAGAATCGTCCGTGCTTTTCGGCCATTACGAAAAGACGGTGGACCGGGAATCGGCCTACGAACTGCTTAAGGCCAAGGCCGAGAAAACTACCCAGACCGCACCGGTGAATGTTCCCAAGGCCGCGGCCAGAACGGCAGCGCCAAGACAGCGCCAGAGCGTGGCCGAGGCCATGGTAAAAAGCGCGGCCCGGGCCGCCGCCAGCCAGGCCGGGCGCACCATCATCCGGGGAATACTAGGCTCCATATTCCGCTAAATTGGCTTAATTAACCGCTAAGACGCAAAGAACGCTAATATTTATTAAGGTATTATCAATGTTTCACATAGATTATATTACTTTAGGTGCAATAACAGTTTTTATTGCAATGATTATTTTTAAATTGGCTTCTAAAGATAAACAAGAGGGTTATCAAAAAGTAATAATTGGATTGATGCTCATAATCTTTGGCGGTATAATTTCAATAATCAACAATAATATATTAAGATTGTGGCCACTTAGCGTTTTGGGTTTAACATTAACAACTATTGAAGTAATACTTGTCGTGGGTGGCCTTATTTTTGCACTTAAAGATTCTAAGAAAAAGACTAAAAACAACAAGGAATAATAACTGCAATGCTGGGAACCATCGCCAACACCGCCGCCGTGATCTTGGGCAGTCTTTTGGGCCTGCTGCTGCACAAGCGAATGCCGGAGAAATTCTCCGCCATCGTGATGCAGGCCATCGGCCTGTTCACCCTGATCGTGGGGCTGGACCTGTCCTTCAAAAGCCCCCACCTGTTCGTGGTGCTGATCGCCATGGTGCTGGGCGGCCTGCTGGGGCAGTGGTGGGACATCGAACAAAGGCTGGATGATCTGGGCCGGGCGCTGGAGTCCAGGTTCTCCAAAGGCAAAAGCGACAAGGTCGTCACCGGCTTCGTCACCGCCTCCCTGCTGTTCTGCGTCGGGCCCATGACCATCGTGGGCTGCCTGCAGGACGGGCTTAAGAACGATCATACCCTGCTTTTCACCAAGTCCCTGATGGATGGCATTAGTTCCATCGCCCTGGCGGCCTCGCTGGGCCTGGGCGTCATCTTCTCGGCCCTGGTGGTCTTATTGTATCAGGGTCTTTTGACGCTGGCGGCCTATCTGTTCCAGGGCATCCTGCCCGGAGCCTATATCGACGTGATGTCGGCGGCCGGGGGGCTTTTAGTGCTGGGCATCGGGTTGAACCTGCTGGGCAACCTGAAGCTTAAGGTGGCCAACCTGCTGCCGGCGGTTTTTCTGGCTCCCCTGCTGCTGTGGCTTGGCGCCTGGCTGGGATGGATGAAGTAAATGACCGATTCTTATAAATATACCGAAGAACTCCGCGACCTGTCCGCATCTTTAGGCATGTCAGTATTCGGAATAGCTGACTTGGATCCGGTGCGCCAGACCTTTCATCCCCAGCTGGAAGGCCCGGCCAAGGGATTGAAGTACGGAATAGTGGCCGGCATCAGGCTTTCGGACCCGGTGGTTGATGATATTGTTGACCAACCGACATTTCTCTACAAGTACCATTACCAGACCGCCAATGACGCTTTGGACCGGGCCGCAACGGCGTTTGGATTTTACATCCAGCAAAAGGGCTTTAAGGCCCTGCCCATCCCCGCCTCCCAGACGGTGGACTGGGTGCAGCACCTGGGGCACCTGTCCCACAAGGCGCTGGCGGTGCAGGCCGGGCTGGGCTGGATCGGGAGATCGGCTCTGTTCATTCACCCGGTGCACCGGGCCAGGCTGCGCCTGGTCAGCGTGCTGACCGACTTGCTCTTGGAGCCCGGCTCGCCGGTCAAGGGCGAATGCGGCGCCTGCCGGCGCTGCCTGGCGGCCTGCCCGGCCGGGGCCATCACTGAACAGGGCTATGACAAGCCCAAGTGCATCACTAAACTCCATGAATTTTCCCGCCGCCCCGGAATAAACCAGTACATCTGCGGGGTCTGCGTCAAGGCCTGCCAGGGCGGCACCCCGGAAAATAGATGAACGATAACAGGTTTTCTCCAGACATCATTTTTTGCTTTTTTATTTTTGATTTTTAATTTTTGCCTATGTCCCTCCCCCAGCCGCCCCAGCCGGTAAAATATTTCCTGGGCCTGATCTACAACGGCCTGGTCAGCCTGTGGGACCTGGAACGGGTCCTTCAGAGCAAGTTCGATTTCATCGACCGCAAAAGCCCGGTGCTGGAGTTTGACGGCTTTACCGACTATTACCAAAAGGAGATGGGCCCAAACCTCTATCGCACCTGGTGGAGCCTGCACCGCCTGCAAAGCCCGGACCGGCTGGCCGAGTTCAAACTTCTGGCCAACGAACTGGAGGACCAGTACAGCCGGGAGGCGGAAGCCCCGGGCCGGATAGTGAACATCGATCCCGGGTACATTAACGAATCGCGCCTGGTGCTGGCCTCCTGCAAGGATTTCTCCCACCGCATTCATCTGGGAAAAGGGATCTTTGCCGAGACCACCCTGATCTACAAGGGCGACGGCTTCCAGCCCCTGGAATGGACCTACCCCGATTATCAAAGCCCCGAAGCCCTGAAATACTTTGAAACATTGAAACAAGACTACCGCAGCCAGCTAAAAGGAGAAAAATGAGCCCGGAACAAGTTTCTGAACCAGCCGTAATATTTGAGTGGACGGTGCACCCCTTGGCCGAGTCCCCAAAACGGGCCGTGATCGCTATCCTGGCCCCGGTGGTGACCTGCCTGCTGGTCTACTTCTGGATGCAGTCCTGGCAACCGTGGTTATGGGTGGGCCTGGCCTTTCTGCTGATCGTCTCATCCGAATTGCCGTTCTTCTTTAAGACCAGCTACCGCTTCGACGAAAAGGGCGTCTCCCAGAAACGGGCCGGGGTGGTCCAGTCCCGGACCTGGGAGCAGATCAAAAGTTATTATCCCGACCGCACCGGGGTGCTGGTCTCGCCCTTCGTGAACAAGACCTGGCTGGAGAATTTCCGGGGGTTGTACCTGCAGTTCGGGAAGCACCGGGAGGAAGTATTGTCGCACTTAGAAAAAAAGATCCCGCAAGATAAACCACTCCTTAAAGCGGAGGTTTAAATGAAAAGATCATTGACCCTGGTACTGCTGGCTCTCTGCCTTTGCCCCTTGACCCTTTGGGCCTGGCAGCAGCGGGTGGCCTACCAGATAGAGGCCCGGCTGGATACCGTAGATCATTTTTTGCATGCCAGCCAGACCTTGCGCTACTTCAATAATTCACCGGACACCCTGAGGTTCGTCTGGTTCCACCTCTATCCCAACGCCTACCGGGACAGGAATTCTGACTTTGCCCGGGAAGCCCGGAACGCGGGTGATTATAAATTCTGGCGCAGTAAGCCCGAAGACCGGGGATACATCGAGCTCCACCAACTGGCCGCATCCGGCCAGTCCTTGAGCTACGAATACGGCCCGGACCTGACCGGGATCAAGGTCCCGCTTAATGCCCCGATGGTCCCCGGCGATTCCCTGGACTTCTCCCTGGACTACTGGGTCAAGGTCCCGAAGATATTCTCCCGGCTGGGCCACCAAGGCATTCACTACGAGATGTCCCAATGGTATCCCAAAATGGTGGTGTACGACAGCCTGGGCTGGCATCCCGATGGCTACCATTACAACGGCGAGTTCTACGGGGATTACGGCAGTTTTGACGTGGGCCTGACCGTGCCCCGGGGAATGAAGGTGGGGGCCACCGGCATTGAGCTGGTGAATCCCTATGACTCTCTGGACCAGCCCGGGGACAGCGGTTCCTATCGTTTCTTCTACGCCGACGATGTCCACGATTTTGCCTGGTGCGCCGATACCTCTTATCTAGAGACCACTGAGACGCACAAGGGGGTGGAGATCAAGGTGTTCTGCCTGCCCAAGAACAAGGAAAAATGGGCCAACGTAATGCAGTATTCCAAGGATGCCCTGGACTATTACGGGAAATGGTACGGTGCATATCCCTATCCCACTTTGACGGTCTGTGATGGCGGCATGGCGGCCGGGGGCGGCATGGAGTACCCCAACCTGGTGATCATCTCCTCGGGCGAGGACAAGGTTACCCGGCTGCTGGAGAATGTGGTGATGCACGAGATTGGCCACCAGTGGTTCTACGGTATTCTGGGCAACAACGAGATGGACGAGGCCTGGCTGGACGAGGGGATCAACAGTTTTTCCGAGGAACGGTATTTCGAAGAGAAGTACGGCCCCAAGGGGAACATGCTTTCCAATAAATTTTTGCAGAAAATGCTTCCCGAGTTGTCCGACCGGTATATCGGATACTTCCTTTGCTATCTCTATGCCGCCAACCGGATGGAACAGCCCATCAGCACCAAGGCCAGCCTGGTCGATGAACAGATGTTGTACGCCGTCACCGCCTACAAGAAACCGGCCCTGATGATGTGGTGGCTGAAGGGGTTTTTGGGCGACAGCACCTTTGATGCCGCCATGCAGGCCTATTACCGCAAATTCAAGTTCAAGCATGTAACCGGCCGGGACTTCATGGCGGTGATGGATTCGGTCTCCGGAAAAAGCGTCAGCCCCTATCTCCAGGCCTGGCTGGCCAGCGCCTCCCCGGTTGACTATTCCATAACCAAGGCGGCCCGGATAGAGGCGCCGGGAAACACCTACCTGTTCAAACTGTCCCGACGGGGAGACTTCAAGGTGCCGGTAAAATTCCAGGCTTTGGACGAAGCAAACAAGGCCTATTATCTGGACTGGAGCGCCCAGCGTTCCGACACCAGCTTCTACCTACAGATGGACAACCATCTGCAATGGGCGGTCCTGGATCAGGACCGGACCATCCTGGAACCGAACCGCTGGAACAACCGCTGGCCCCGCAAGGTAAGCTTCTGCATTCTTCCCCGGGTTCCTGACTTTGAAGCCTATCAGGTCTTCGCCTTCCCCCTGCCCTGGTACGACGCGGTCAACGGTTTTAGGCTGGGGGTGATGTCTCACGGCGCCTACCTGGCCGACGGCGATCCCATGGTGGGAAAACACCAGTGGACCTTTTACCCCTACTACAGTTTCGGGACAAAGCAGGTCAGCTTTTCGGTCGATTACCAGACGCCGGTCACCGATCTTCCCCGCCCGCCCCGAATATATGCCTCCGGCGGCAAAGCCTTTGACCTGCGCTGGGCCAGCGTTGGTTTGAAACGCAGTTGGGGAAAGTATCTGATGCAGGGACCGACCGAAAGGTTCGACCTGAAACTGGAATACAATCAGATGGTTGACTACGGTTACAGATTCTGGGACGCCCGCGACATCATCCCGGCCAAGATCTTCATGCTGACCGGGGAAAGGGGCTATGCCGCCAGCAATCCCTATGTCCGCTCCGACCTCCGGCTGGCCGCCACTTTGGGCTACGTGGCCGAACCGGCCTGGGACATTAAGAACTTTTTGCGGGCCGAGCTGGAATACAAGAACAGCTTTTATTTTCACAAATGGCTGCGGCCCGGCCTGCGGCTTTTTGCCGGGAACATTCAGGGCAATGCGCCCAGCCAGGAGCAGTACTTCCTGTCCGGAGCCTTCAAGTCCAAGGGCTTGGATGACATGATCGTATCCTACAAGGGCCGGTTCTCAGCCCAGGAGCAGTACCACATTGACGGCGGGGCCAACCTGCCGGGCTATTACGGCCGCCACCTGCACGGCAACGCGGCCATAAGCGCCAATCTCTCGATCCCGGTCTTGCCGGGCTTTGCCTCGGTGTTCGGGGATCTGGGATCGGTCAAGGACAACTGGCAGGAGATGAAGGCCAAGTACCTCTACGCCGACGCCGGGGTGACCCTTTCCCTGGGCCCGGTGCGGGCCATCTTCCCGCTGTGGATCAACCGGCCGCTGGAGGGCGAGAAGCGGTTTGACTGGAAGAGGTGGAAGGTGGGCCTGGGCGGGTCGTTCGGTGTAAAGATATAATACTATTATTTATTTAGGATGATCTACCATGAAATTACATGCCTTATTGATGTGTCTCATTACGCTTTCATGTAGCCCACTGAAGCACAATAAACCTTTAAGCTATCTATCCGGCAACTGGTTTAATAAAATATATTTAAAAACACTTATAGAAACCCGTTCACCAAAAGCAGCAAATAGTGCATATATTGCCTATGTTCAAATTACTGATAATTATATAGGGAGAATATATAATTTTCATGAATCTGCGGGACGTGAGACAGATAGCCTGATAAGCACTAATACACGCAATATATATACTTTAAACCATTACCCTTCAGACACAATACAGCAGATTGATAACGATAATATTATTTGGAAGTATAATGCAGGTTATGGTGATATTGATAACATAGATCTTGTAAGAATAAGAGAGCCCATTAGCACTTTTATTAATAAAGTAGTAGTTTGTGGTAAATATATAGACAGCATAGGTAATTCATACAATTTCCAAGAAACAGGTAGCGTTTTCTGGGTTGATAGCACTTTTAAATATTCTATCTGCTTAGATTTAACTTTTACCGATAAAGACTGCATGAGACTGTCGCTATTAGATGATTCTAAAGTACGGCTTTATGGATTTTCAGTTGACAAGAATAAATTAATGTTATATAGAGAATTGATTAAAGAGCATAACGATGAAGGTGTCTTTTTTGAAAGCACCCCGTTTTTGATATTAACAAAACAATAGCTTTAAAACTACGGCAATAATAAAAGAGCCGCCCCGCAACTGCGGGGCGGCTCTTTTTACAAGATACAAATATTACTGCAATATATTCAAATAATCCCTGGCTCCGTGTATTATCCGGTGCACCAGCACATCATTCTCCTCCACCGTATAAAAAACCAAATAATTCTTGACCACTATATACCGGTACCCCATTCCCGCCAGTTTGGCATCTCCTGGTGTTTTGCCCATTAAAGGCTGGCCTGACAGCAAGGCCAGCTGTTTCTCCATTCTTTCGGCCAAAGCCTGGGCCGCAGCCGGGCTCTCGGCCATCACATACATCACCGCCTCGGTCAGGTCCTGCTCGGCCGCCCGCAGCAGGCGGACATTATAACTACGCCTTTTCATTAATTTTCCGGCGCAGGTCCTTCATTACCAGGGAAAGCTCCCGGCCCTGGTCGCCCCCGGCTTTTTGGGCCTGGGCCACGGCCAGCTTTCCGTACAGCTCCAGCTTGCGCTGAATGTCCCCGTAATGGGCCAGAGACATCACCACCATGTCGCCCTCCCCGTTCTTGGTGATGAAGATCGGCTTACCGGTGCTGTGGGCTATCTTTGAGATCTGATTGGCCTTGTTCCTGAGGTCGGATATCGGCTTTATCATCGGCATTGGCGTCGTCCTTTGTTTTATAGTATGCATATTCTGATAATTTTCAAAAACCTTGTCAAAACGGAACTCAACCCCTTTCTCCCCTTCTCTTGGCAAGAGAAGGGGACGGGGGATGAGTTCTTGGTGGCCCATGCCGGGGTTTCTATTCTAAAAGTGTGTTCGTCCCATTATTCAAATGATATCATAATTATATCACTATTATGATATTTGTCAATAGCTGCTTGTTGCAGCACAAAAGAGCCTCCACGTTGTGCGTGGAGGCTCTTTACTTTAAGAGAATTACCCTGTTTGTTTATTCTTTGTGCCTTAGTGTCTTTGTGGCAGAAGTCCCTACTTCTTCTCGATCACGTACTTGGTCTTCAAATTCTTCAAATACCCCTCCAGCGACTCCTGCATCTTCTTGTTCTTCAAGTACTCCACCAGATCGTTCTTGATGTTCTCATAAGTGGGCTCCTTGGCCGCCACCCGCTTGTTGAGCTTGAGGATGGTCAGCCCCTGCTCGGTCTCCACCGCCTCGCTGATGTCGCCTTCCTGCATGCTGGCCAACTCGGTCTTGATGGCGTCGGGGAAGGCCTCCACCGGGATCAGGCCCAGCAGTCCGCTGTTCTCCTTGGACATCGGGTCGTCGGAGTAGGTCTTGGCCACCCGGCCGAAATCCTCCTTGCCGGTGGTCACCCGGCGGTACAGCCCGGCGGCCAGTTTGCGAGCCTTGGCCAGGTCGGCCTCGGTGGGTACGGGTGAGATCAGGATGTGGGCGGCGTGCACCTGGTCTCCCTTCTTCTCCAGCACTTTGATGATGTGCCGGCCATAGCGGGTGTCGGTCTCGGTGACCTGCCCGACCTTGCCTTCAAAGGCCGCCTTCTCGAACTCGGGCACCATCTGGTTGCGCCCGAACCAGCCCAGGTCTCCGCCGTTGACGGCCGATCCCTGATCCTGGGAATATTTCTTGGCCAAAGCGGCGAAATCACCCTTGGCCTTCAGTTTGGCCATCACCTGGTTATAGCGGTTGATGGCCGCGGTCTTGGCGGCGGTGCCCGGCTTGGGAACTATCACTATCCATGACACCTCTGCCTTCTCCGGCTCCGGCGGAATGGAGTCCTTGTGGCTGGCGTAAAAATCCAGCACTTCCTTTTCGGTGGGCGGGGCCACCCTGGCCCGGATGTTCTTGTCTATCACCTTCTGCATCAGAAGCTGGTTCTTGGCGTCGGGCCGGTGCTTGGCCTTCAGCTTGTCGATGTTGGTGCCCTCGGCCTTAAGCTGGGCGTTAAAGGCCTCTTCGCTTGGGAACTGGGACCTCATCTCGCCGATGCTCTTGTTCAAAGCCTCCTCCACTTCGGCGTCGTTGACATCCAGTGATTCCTTCTTGGCCTGCAGCATCAGCAGCCGGACCTCGATCAGCCTTTCCAGGGCCAGTTTTTTTAGGGAGTCCTCGGGAATGATGTTCTGGGTCTGGTTGAGCTGCAGTTTTAAAAGAGAGACCTGCTTGTCCAGTTCGCTTTGCAGTACCGGCTGCTCGTCCACCACCGCCACCACCCCGTCGCCGGCCGTCTGGGCGTACAGCGAGCAGGTCAAAGCCAGCAGCAGCAGGCCCCCGGCCAAATAGATTTTTTTCATTACTGATAGTCCTTTGTTTGTTTGCAAATAATATATTGCGGCAATGCTACTTGATCAGGTCGGGGTGGGTCTCCACCTGGGCGGTCTTCCTGAGTTCTTCGGTCAGGTTGTCAAAGGCCGTTTTCTGCTTGCCCATGGTCATCCCGTTGGTCAGCCCCTCCCGGACATCCTCGAATTTCACCGGCGGCCAGACCGGTTTCTTGTCGGTGACCTTGATGATGAAATAACCGTTGAACAGCTTGATGACTTCCGAGGTCTGGCCCTTGGCCAGGGCAAAGAGTTTTTCCTCGAAATCCAGCGGCATTTCCCCGCTGCCCCGCTGCAGATACCCGGCCATGTCTCCGCCGTTGACCCGGGAGGCTGCGTCCAGCGACCTTTCCCTGGCGATCTTGGCAAAATCTGCTCCGCCGTCCAGGGCGGACTTGATGGCGGCGGCCTCCTCCGGGGACTGGACCACTATCTGGCTGTAGCGGACGTTGCTCTGAAATTCCGCCTGGTGCAGGTCAAAGTAGGCCTTGACCTCGGATTCGGTGACGCTCTGCTTCTCCACCACTTCCTTCTGCAGCAGCTGGTTGGCCAGGATCTCCCGCTTCAGGTCGCGCAATTGCTTGGCCACCTTGGGGTCCTTGTCCAGACCTTTTTTGACGGCCTCCTGGTAGAACAATTCGGTGTCCACCCAGCGCCGCAGGAACTCTTCCTTCTGGGCCGGGGATATTCCGGCCGCCCCGGCCGGCAGATAGTCCTTGACGTCGGAATCGGTCAGGACGGTCTTGTTGACCCGGGCCACCACCTGCCCCTGGGGCTGTTCTTTTTTGCAGCCGGCGCCGGCCAGCAGGCTCAAACCCAGGATCAGGACCAGTCCGGCCACGGTTAGTTTTTTCATTTTATTTTCCCTCCTCCGGCTTTTGCTGACCGGCCAGTTTTAAGACATTCTCATCCACGGTTACCGGATATTTTGATTTGAGGCCCTCGATCAGGCTCAGGTAAAGGATCTGCTCCTGGCCCTGGCCCATGTTCTGTTCAATCGAAGGCTTCACTTCGTCAAAGCTCATTTGCTTGCCGGGGGTGCGGGCGCTGACCTTGATCACAGCAAAACCTTCCTTGACGGCGAAGGGCCTGGTGACCTGGTTCAGGCCGGCGGCAAAAGCCGCCTTGGAAACTTCCGGGAACCGGGGATCATTCTGGGCCACTTCGCCCAGCGCCCCGCCCGAGGATTTGGTCCAGTCAATTGACTTTTCCGAGGCGGTGGCCGCAAAATCAGCTCCCTGGGAAAGCAGTTTATAGACGGCTTCGGCTTCGGGCTGGGTCCGGGTCACTATCTGGTGGACCATGGCCTTGGCCGGCTGATAGAAGGCCTTTTTGTTCTTGGCATAGTAGACCTTGACCGATTCCGGATTGACGCTGACCTTGGGGCCCACTTCGGCCTGATAGAATGCGGCGGCCAGCATTTCGTCCCAGGCCTTTTCCATCTGTTGCTTGACCTTGGGATTATTCTGCAGGTTCTTGGACTTGGCCCTTTCCAGAAGCAGGTCTTCCACCAGCATGGCCTGCACCTGCTGTTCCAGCACCGCGGAATTCCGGAGGTCGGCATTTCCGCCGAACATTTTGTTGAGCTTGTTGTAGAACACTTCCACCGTCCAGGAGCCGCCGCTGTAGGTGACTATGGTCTTCTTCTTTTCCGCCTCGTCTCCCAACGGCGGCAGGGGGGCCGGGCCCATGACCTGGGGCTGCTTGGCCGCCAGCATGTCCAGAACATCCTTTTTGATCTTGACATTGGCCGAGGACTTTACCTTGTCCACGTATTCGGTGGCCATCTCCCGGGGCTTGGAGGCCGTCAGCTGCTGCTTGATCATGTCCTTCATCTGGTCAAAGGGCTTGATCTGGGCCGGCCGGGTGGAATCCATCCGGATGATGTGGAAACCGAAGGGGGTCTGGACCGGTTTGCCCAGCTGGCCCGGCTTCAGGTCAAAGACCGCCTTCTGGAAGGCCTGTACCATCCGGCCCCAGCCGAACCAGCCCAGGTCGCCGCCCCGCTGAGCGGAACCCGGATCCTGTGATTTCTGCTTGGCGGTCTCCTCGAAGTCGGCCCCGTCCTTAAGCGACTTGTAGACGGCCTTGGCTTCTTCCTCTGTCTTTACCAGGATATGCCGGGCTTTTACTTCCGTGCCCATCCGCTTGTAATAATCCTTGATCTCCTTGTCGGTGGGCTGTGATTTCTCCAGGATCTCCTGGCGGTAAAGCTGGCCCATCAGCATGTTCTTGGTCAGGTCCTCGTATTCCTTCTGCAGTTTGGGCTCCTTGTCCAGGTTGCGGGCCAGGGCTTCCAGGGCCAAAAGTTTCTGCTCCACCATCTGATCCAGCAGCCGCCTCTTGTTTGTCATGGCAGTGGCCGAATCCTGCGGGGGCACCGGGGCCCGGTAGTTGTCGTCAAACTGTCCCAGGGTTATTTTCTGGCTGCCCACCTTGGCTATCACCTTGCCGCGGTTGCCGCAGGATACCACGGTTAGTACCAGGCCCAGGACCAGCGCCAGCCCTAAAAGTTTTCTCATGGCAGTGATTCTCCTTGAATGTAATATGGTTTGATTGTTTTTAGCCGTAAATTTTAAGTTTATCACAAAATCCGGTGTTTTTCAATATAATTTGCCCGAAAAATGAGGCTGTTACGAACCTATAACCCAGACAGGATTTACATGATTTTTACTCATTCAGCCACAAAGCATGCACTGAGTTGTGTCGAAGTGGCACTAAGGCACCAATACTTCATTATGAGTTCAGTCAAACGCAATCAGACAATAATTA contains:
- a CDS encoding peptidyl-prolyl cis-trans isomerase produces the protein MKKLTVAGLVLILGLSLLAGAGCKKEQPQGQVVARVNKTVLTDSDVKDYLPAGAAGISPAQKEEFLRRWVDTELFYQEAVKKGLDKDPKVAKQLRDLKREILANQLLQKEVVEKQSVTESEVKAYFDLHQAEFQSNVRYSQIVVQSPEEAAAIKSALDGGADFAKIARERSLDAASRVNGGDMAGYLQRGSGEMPLDFEEKLFALAKGQTSEVIKLFNGYFIIKVTDKKPVWPPVKFEDVREGLTNGMTMGKQKTAFDNLTEELRKTAQVETHPDLIK
- a CDS encoding peptidylprolyl isomerase: MKKIYLAGGLLLLALTCSLYAQTAGDGVVAVVDEQPVLQSELDKQVSLLKLQLNQTQNIIPEDSLKKLALERLIEVRLLMLQAKKESLDVNDAEVEEALNKSIGEMRSQFPSEEAFNAQLKAEGTNIDKLKAKHRPDAKNQLLMQKVIDKNIRARVAPPTEKEVLDFYASHKDSIPPEPEKAEVSWIVIVPKPGTAAKTAAINRYNQVMAKLKAKGDFAALAKKYSQDQGSAVNGGDLGWFGRNQMVPEFEKAAFEGKVGQVTETDTRYGRHIIKVLEKKGDQVHAAHILISPVPTEADLAKARKLAAGLYRRVTTGKEDFGRVAKTYSDDPMSKENSGLLGLIPVEAFPDAIKTELASMQEGDISEAVETEQGLTILKLNKRVAAKEPTYENIKNDLVEYLKNKKMQESLEGYLKNLKTKYVIEKK
- a CDS encoding peptidyl-prolyl cis-trans isomerase → MRKLLGLALVLGLVLTVVSCGNRGKVIAKVGSQKITLGQFDDNYRAPVPPQDSATAMTNKRRLLDQMVEQKLLALEALARNLDKEPKLQKEYEDLTKNMLMGQLYRQEILEKSQPTDKEIKDYYKRMGTEVKARHILVKTEEEAKAVYKSLKDGADFEETAKQKSQDPGSAQRGGDLGWFGWGRMVQAFQKAVFDLKPGQLGKPVQTPFGFHIIRMDSTRPAQIKPFDQMKDMIKQQLTASKPREMATEYVDKVKSSANVKIKKDVLDMLAAKQPQVMGPAPLPPLGDEAEKKKTIVTYSGGSWTVEVFYNKLNKMFGGNADLRNSAVLEQQVQAMLVEDLLLERAKSKNLQNNPKVKQQMEKAWDEMLAAAFYQAEVGPKVSVNPESVKVYYAKNKKAFYQPAKAMVHQIVTRTQPEAEAVYKLLSQGADFAATASEKSIDWTKSSGGALGEVAQNDPRFPEVSKAAFAAGLNQVTRPFAVKEGFAVIKVSARTPGKQMSFDEVKPSIEQNMGQGQEQILYLSLIEGLKSKYPVTVDENVLKLAGQQKPEEGK